Below is a window of Frigoribacterium sp. SL97 DNA.
CGTGGCCGGTGGCGTGACGGTGGCCGCGGTCGCCGCCCGGCCCGACGCGGACGCACCCGGCCCCGTCGCCACGGCCCCCGCCACCACCGGTGCGACGCCGGATGCGGCGAGCGGAGCGGCCGGTGCCTTCCAGGACCCGGCGGCCCCGTCGTACACCTCGCCCCCGGCCGACGCGACGCCGGTCCGCCTGCAGATCCCCTCGATCGGGGTCGACTCCGGCCTCGAAGACCTCGGCCTCGGCGCCCAGGGCGAGCTCGACCCGCCGAAGGAGTGGCTGTCGGCCGGGTGGTACCAGGACGGCGTCGTGCCCGGCGCGGTCGGGCCGGCCGTGATCGCCGGACACGTCGACTCGGGTGACGCCCCCGCGGTGTTCGTCGACCTCGCGAAGCTCGTGCCCGGCGACGAGGTGCAGGTGACGCTGTCGACCGGCTCGGTCGAGACCTTCCGCGTCACCGGCAGCGAGCGCACCCCGAAGGCGACGTTCCCGACGAGCGACGTCTACGGGGCCAGTCCGACACCCGGCCTCCGGCTGATCACCTGCGACGGCACCTTCGACCGGTCGACCGGGCACTACGTCGACAACCTCATCGTGTTCGCGGACCTCGTGGCCTCGTGAGCTGACGCCCGACCGACGCCTCCGACACCCGATACACGACACCCGACACCCGACACCTCCGACTCCCACCCGACGGGAAAGGACCCCACCATGAACGACGCCCTCGTCATCATCCCGACCTTCAACGAGCGCGAGAACCTCGACTGGATCGTGGGGCGCACCCTCGCCTCCGGCGCCGCGGTCGACGTGCTCGTCGTCGACGACGGCTCGCCCGACGGCACCGGAGAGCTGGCCGACGCCTACGCCGACCGCGATCCCCGCGTGCACGTGATGCACCGCACCGAGAAGGCCGGCCTCGGCGCCGCCTACCTCGCCGGCTTCGCCTGGGGGCTGGAGCGAGGCTACGACGCCCTCGTCGAGATGGACGCCGACGGCTCGCACCACCCCGAGTACCTGCCCGGCATGCTCGAGCTGCTGCGCGAGAACGACCTCGTGCTCGGCTCACGGTGGGTGCCCGGCGGCGCCGTCGAGAACTGGCCCCTCCGCCGGGAGCTGCTCAGCCGTGGCGGCAGCTGGTACACGCGGGGAGCCCTGGGCATCCGCGTGGCCGACACGACCGGTGGGTTCCGGGTGTTCCGCTCGTCCGCGCTGCGCCGGATCGACCTCGACCGGGTCGAGTCGCGGGGGTACTGCTTCCAGGTCGACCTGCTCTGGCGCGCGCTGCAGGCGGGCTTGCGGGTCGTCGAGACTCCGATCACGTTCACCGAGCGCATCCACGGCGCCTCGAAGATGAGCGGCTCGATCGTCCGGGAGTCGCTGACCAAGGTGACCCTGTGGGGTCTGCGTCGACGGTCCCGCGCCGTCGTCGAGTTGGTCGTGCGACACCGTCGCCTGCCGAGCGTCCGCGCGACCTCGCACCGGGTCGGGCCCGTGCGTGGCGGCGTGTCGACGCGCTAGCAGGGAGGCGGCACGCGCGCGCCCGGGGTGGTCAGCCCCGGGCGCGCGTCATCTGTCGTGGCCCCGGTCGGGCCCGCGTCGGCCGTGCCCGCGTCAGCGGACGATCGCGACCGAGTGCGCCGGGAGCAGCAGGCTCGACCCCGCGGCGATCGAGGCGTCGCTGGCGAACAGGACGGTCTCGGCGCTCACCGCGACCCGCGCCTCCTGGTCGGCGAGGTTGATCGCGATCCTCAGGTCACCGCGCGTCAGCACGAGCCAGCGGGCGTCGCCGTCGTACTCGACGCCCGTCTCGCCGAAGCGGGGGTCGGTCAGGGCGGGCTCGCTGCGGCGCAGCGCCCCCAGACGGCGGTACGCGTCGAGCAGCACCGCGTGGCGGCCGGTCTCGAGCTCGGACCAGTCGAGCTTGCTGTCCTCGAACGTCGAGGGCTCCTGCGGGTCGGGCACGGACGACTCGTCCCAGCCCATCTTCGCGAACTCCTCGATGCGGCCCTTCGCCGTCGCCTCGCCGAGGTCGTGCTCGGGGTGCGAGGTGAAGAACTGCCACGGGGTCGAGGCGCCCCACTCCTCGCCCATGAAGAGCATCGGCGTGTACGGACCGGCCAGGGTCAGCGCCGCGGCGATGATCAGCTGCCCGTCGTCGAGCGTCGCGGCCAGGCGGTCGCCGATCGCCCGGTTGCCGATCTGGTCGTGGTTCTGGTTGGCCACGACGAGGCGCCAGGTCGGCATGTGCTCGGTGTCGACCGGGTACCCGTGCGTCGCCTCGCGGAACGACGACCAGGTGCCGTCGTGGAAGAAGCCCTTGGTCAGCACCTTGGCCAGGGCGCCGAGCGGCTCGAAGTCGGCGTAGTAGCCGGTCGTCTCGCCGGTGAGCGCGACGTGCACGGCGTGGTGGAAGTCGTCGCTCCACTGCGCGTCGAGGCCGTAGCCCTGGCGGTGGTCGGGGCCGAAGCCGCCGCCGTCGCGCGGGGTGACGAGGCGCGGGTCGTTCAGGTCGCTCTCGGCGATCAGCGAGAGCGGCCGGCGCAGGTGGCTGCTGAGGGCGGCGGTCCGCTCGGCGAGCTCTTGC
It encodes the following:
- a CDS encoding class F sortase, with the protein product MSLSTFVAGHRAAVLAAVAAVVLVAGGVTVAAVAARPDADAPGPVATAPATTGATPDAASGAAGAFQDPAAPSYTSPPADATPVRLQIPSIGVDSGLEDLGLGAQGELDPPKEWLSAGWYQDGVVPGAVGPAVIAGHVDSGDAPAVFVDLAKLVPGDEVQVTLSTGSVETFRVTGSERTPKATFPTSDVYGASPTPGLRLITCDGTFDRSTGHYVDNLIVFADLVAS
- a CDS encoding polyprenol monophosphomannose synthase yields the protein MNDALVIIPTFNERENLDWIVGRTLASGAAVDVLVVDDGSPDGTGELADAYADRDPRVHVMHRTEKAGLGAAYLAGFAWGLERGYDALVEMDADGSHHPEYLPGMLELLRENDLVLGSRWVPGGAVENWPLRRELLSRGGSWYTRGALGIRVADTTGGFRVFRSSALRRIDLDRVESRGYCFQVDLLWRALQAGLRVVETPITFTERIHGASKMSGSIVRESLTKVTLWGLRRRSRAVVELVVRHRRLPSVRATSHRVGPVRGGVSTR
- the treZ gene encoding malto-oligosyltrehalose trehalohydrolase, with amino-acid sequence MSVYDVWAPKATTVHLHLDGELLPLSAEPDTGWWRAPADLDRGPGHRYGFVLDGGDSPEGETPLPDPRSRRQPDGVHGLSETYDPGAFAWTDDAWTGRQLAGSVVYELHVGTFTPGGTLDSAIEKLPHLVDLGVDLVELLPVNGVNGRWNWGYDGVDWFTVTDNYGGPEAYQRFVDAAHAAGLGVVQDVVYNHLGPSGNYLPLFGPYLSSKHANTWGDNVNLDDDGAHEVREFILDNTAMWLDDYHVDGLRLDAVHALKDDSEVHLLQELAERTAALSSHLRRPLSLIAESDLNDPRLVTPRDGGGFGPDHRQGYGLDAQWSDDFHHAVHVALTGETTGYYADFEPLGALAKVLTKGFFHDGTWSSFREATHGYPVDTEHMPTWRLVVANQNHDQIGNRAIGDRLAATLDDGQLIIAAALTLAGPYTPMLFMGEEWGASTPWQFFTSHPEHDLGEATAKGRIEEFAKMGWDESSVPDPQEPSTFEDSKLDWSELETGRHAVLLDAYRRLGALRRSEPALTDPRFGETGVEYDGDARWLVLTRGDLRIAINLADQEARVAVSAETVLFASDASIAAGSSLLLPAHSVAIVR